One genomic region from Armatimonadota bacterium encodes:
- a CDS encoding MBL fold metallo-hydrolase: MKIQILGTAAAEGWPGIFCGCDTCKRARAAGGKNLRSRSSVQIDDIYKIDLPPDTYYHVIRHGLDLSHLKYLFYTHSHGDHFAPDEIEYTREGFSHNLANAPIKVYANSKVISAVKSLCDQYEMPLEPHPAEPFMPIQADDLTFTPIIASHAKGEQCLNYVIKSKDATVLYASDTGDYCRETLDFLSRLKFDLLIVECTFGLITPHRAVSHMNLDSVIALHDHLTRSGAVTSSTRTIITHFSHNIGVLHEELEEAAGKYGIDVAYDGIILNV, encoded by the coding sequence ATGAAAATACAGATACTCGGCACGGCTGCTGCAGAAGGATGGCCCGGTATCTTCTGCGGATGCGACACATGCAAAAGAGCACGCGCTGCCGGAGGAAAGAACCTCAGAAGCCGTTCATCCGTTCAGATTGACGATATATACAAAATCGACCTACCACCGGATACCTATTACCATGTCATCCGCCATGGGCTAGACCTCTCACACCTGAAGTATCTCTTTTACACTCATTCTCACGGCGATCATTTCGCCCCGGACGAGATCGAATACACAAGAGAAGGCTTTTCACACAACCTGGCAAATGCGCCAATTAAAGTATACGCTAATTCAAAAGTAATAAGTGCCGTAAAATCTCTGTGCGATCAATATGAAATGCCTCTTGAACCACATCCGGCCGAGCCGTTTATGCCCATCCAGGCAGACGATCTTACATTTACACCCATCATCGCAAGTCACGCTAAAGGTGAGCAGTGCCTGAACTATGTTATCAAATCCAAGGACGCGACTGTCCTTTATGCCTCAGATACCGGTGATTACTGTAGGGAAACGCTGGATTTTCTATCGCGCCTTAAATTTGACTTGCTGATAGTAGAGTGCACATTTGGACTAATCACTCCTCACCGAGCCGTATCGCATATGAACCTTGACTCAGTGATTGCCCTGCACGATCACCTCACCCGCTCGGGTGCCGTGACTTCATCGACACGTACAATAATAACTCACTTCTCGCACAACATAGGCGTGCTGCATGAAGAACTGGAGGAGGCTGCCGGAAAATATGGTATAGACGTGGCATATGACGGGATTATTCTAAATGTATAG